From the Rhodothermus sp. genome, one window contains:
- a CDS encoding DUF5687 family protein, whose product MAGCRLCLLFRLWWVHLRRRQTEVQGGFERRLLWAVGGLLGLGALSTGLMLERMLWMVSPTERLPWIHASTLSLVLFWPLLQSLWQEGPDVPFRSWLLWPTSRTCLAHALQLLSLLHGTNGILSLFLLGLWMGSIAPRFAALPALGWLLAATLLTTGVQWTTNLLRLLRYTWPGVYACVWLSILAGLSVLSQQDGLAWLAAYTLAAPLDGQSGRLVILLVLNVVLYGIGLSLIRCTLYLDHPFLGRVPTKVVDRPRRWLPATWQLALLQIRLLWRHRFTRFAAFYLPLLLGALGGAQLLIGLTLKHPLYILIGIALLLAATLPLPRDILSLQSAFADGLFTWPLSYRILGSATLLVTAAQTLLAFLAALSLWGLLALLSTLRPTTIQVQQLAALYLHLVGLGFPLVLWEAPLHAVRIELTSRSLAPSKRTFYRRPWRLLGLVLALVGVAGGGLLVGRYGILLLGLSGGTGLLLYPYWLDLLERRLKRHKYELLAHLRAI is encoded by the coding sequence ATGGCAGGCTGCCGTCTCTGTTTGCTATTTCGGCTCTGGTGGGTGCACCTCAGGCGCCGACAGACTGAAGTACAGGGAGGGTTCGAACGCAGACTGCTCTGGGCGGTCGGTGGACTGCTCGGCCTTGGAGCACTGAGCACCGGCCTGATGCTGGAACGAATGCTCTGGATGGTCTCACCGACCGAGCGGCTTCCCTGGATACATGCATCGACGCTCAGTCTGGTTTTGTTCTGGCCGCTGCTACAATCGCTCTGGCAGGAAGGACCGGACGTCCCCTTTCGCTCGTGGTTGCTCTGGCCGACTTCTCGAACCTGTCTGGCCCATGCACTGCAGCTACTCAGCCTACTGCACGGGACCAACGGAATACTGAGCTTATTCCTGCTGGGCCTCTGGATGGGGAGCATTGCGCCTCGCTTTGCAGCATTACCGGCACTGGGATGGCTTCTGGCGGCCACGCTATTGACGACCGGAGTCCAGTGGACCACCAACCTTCTTCGCCTGCTCCGCTACACCTGGCCCGGCGTGTACGCATGTGTATGGCTGAGCATCCTGGCCGGGCTGAGTGTGCTGAGCCAACAGGACGGATTGGCATGGCTGGCTGCATATACGTTGGCCGCTCCCCTTGACGGACAGTCTGGCCGTCTCGTGATATTACTGGTACTGAATGTCGTGCTGTACGGAATAGGACTGTCACTTATTCGATGTACGCTCTACCTGGATCATCCCTTCCTGGGTCGGGTACCGACCAAGGTCGTCGATAGACCCCGGCGGTGGCTACCGGCTACGTGGCAGCTGGCCCTGTTGCAGATTCGCCTGCTCTGGCGGCACCGCTTTACACGATTTGCGGCGTTTTATCTTCCATTACTTCTGGGTGCACTCGGCGGTGCCCAGCTTCTTATTGGACTGACACTGAAGCATCCTCTGTATATTCTGATAGGGATTGCCCTTCTACTTGCAGCTACACTGCCTCTTCCCAGAGATATACTGTCGCTGCAGAGCGCCTTTGCTGATGGGCTGTTTACCTGGCCGCTTTCGTATCGGATACTTGGCAGCGCTACATTGCTGGTTACAGCTGCACAGACGCTCCTCGCCTTTCTCGCTGCACTGAGTCTCTGGGGGCTACTGGCGCTGCTATCGACACTTCGTCCGACAACGATACAGGTACAGCAACTGGCAGCTCTCTACCTGCACCTGGTCGGACTGGGATTTCCTCTCGTGCTGTGGGAAGCACCGCTACATGCGGTGCGCATCGAGCTGACCTCTCGATCCCTGGCCCCCTCGAAGCGCACTTTTTACAGACGCCCATGGCGCCTGCTCGGTCTGGTGCTGGCACTGGTGGGCGTAGCTGGCGGAGGGCTACTGGTAGGACGGTACGGCATCCTGCTCCTGGGACTATCAGGGGGGACCGGCCTGCTGCTCTATCCGTACTGGCTGGACCTGCTGGAGCGACGACTGAAGCGGCACAAGTACGAACTGCTGGCACACCTGCGAGCCATCTGA
- a CDS encoding ABC transporter ATP-binding protein, translated as MEIRLIQLKKRYGKIMAVDIPELTIRSGELVGLIGHNGAGKTTLLRLILDLVAPTEGCVLLDGQDVRRTTAWKQHTAAYLDEGFLIPFLTPGEYLTLVGQAYGLDKAQYQARLKSLAPFLDPMLLSERKYVRDLSAGNRQRLGLAATLLAHPRLVVLDEPFEHLDPTGRKQFSDLIRTWNTTHAATILLATHNLSEVKDLVQRVLLMEAGRLIYDQPNTPATWKQVHDYFARVASHG; from the coding sequence ATGGAAATCCGACTTATTCAGCTGAAAAAACGCTACGGCAAGATCATGGCCGTCGATATCCCGGAGTTGACTATCCGCTCAGGCGAGCTCGTCGGGTTGATCGGGCATAACGGCGCTGGCAAAACAACGCTGCTGCGTCTGATTCTGGATCTGGTGGCGCCTACAGAAGGCTGCGTGTTACTCGACGGCCAGGACGTACGCCGAACCACCGCCTGGAAGCAGCATACAGCCGCCTATCTCGATGAAGGCTTTCTGATTCCGTTTCTAACACCGGGCGAATACCTGACGCTTGTAGGGCAGGCGTACGGGCTGGATAAAGCCCAATATCAGGCACGGCTGAAAAGCCTGGCACCCTTTCTGGATCCGATGCTGCTGTCGGAGCGCAAGTATGTGCGCGACCTTTCGGCCGGAAACCGGCAACGGCTCGGGCTGGCTGCAACCCTCCTGGCGCACCCCCGCCTGGTGGTTCTGGACGAGCCCTTTGAACACCTGGACCCTACTGGCCGAAAGCAATTTAGCGACCTCATACGCACCTGGAATACTACCCATGCCGCTACCATACTCCTGGCCACGCATAACCTATCAGAAGTCAAGGACCTGGTCCAGCGTGTTCTCCTGATGGAAGCCGGGCGCCTGATATATGATCAGCCCAACACACCTGCTACCTGGAAGCAGGTGCACGACTATTTTGCCCGTGTTGCCTCCCATGGATAA